The following coding sequences lie in one Cronobacter universalis NCTC 9529 genomic window:
- a CDS encoding DUF3131 domain-containing protein — protein MLKTVSRLLLILAVLGAVIAWLLLRDDRAGWRWLSHGGWHTTARISKLTPQEREWAAIAWRYFENNTQEATGLVNGSDKRPVASLWQMGDSLIALTAARELGLVDEKTFDERLTRLLGTLNRLPLTARQTPNRLYSTWTPAMVDFTGKPGVMGWSARDMARLMLALRLVAQYHPQYSEYLERVVMRWNFCPVIDKTGTLYAAQMQNGLLAPRDEIRLGESEYAAAGFSLWGFQPAKAWGPPSQNVILYGRALPVDARDPRTTWQPSLITTLPYTLPGLEFGWEVPGVDREKIDNLRERAKTVYLTQESRWQQEKILTARADFTLATAPWHAADTVWANGYPWNTLGDDGKEYPRLAQVSTKAVFSLWVLWDTPYTDALMQATHLMYDEKRGWYEGRVEATGDYNRALTLSTNATVLEALFYKANGGPLLASDAPAPGSYFSRRLSDVFNPLRQCLPGESRPEVRP, from the coding sequence ATGCTTAAAACAGTAAGCCGCCTGCTGCTTATCCTCGCCGTGCTGGGCGCGGTTATCGCCTGGCTGCTGCTGCGCGACGATCGCGCGGGCTGGCGCTGGCTCTCGCACGGGGGCTGGCACACCACCGCGCGCATCAGTAAGCTCACGCCGCAGGAGCGCGAATGGGCCGCCATCGCCTGGCGCTATTTCGAAAATAACACCCAGGAGGCCACGGGCCTCGTCAACGGCAGCGATAAACGCCCCGTCGCCTCGCTCTGGCAGATGGGCGATTCGCTTATCGCGTTAACCGCCGCGCGCGAGCTGGGGCTGGTGGATGAGAAAACTTTCGACGAGAGGCTGACCCGCCTGCTCGGCACGCTGAATCGTCTGCCGCTCACCGCCCGGCAGACCCCGAACCGGCTCTACTCCACCTGGACGCCCGCAATGGTGGATTTCACCGGTAAACCGGGCGTGATGGGCTGGTCGGCGCGCGACATGGCGCGTCTGATGCTGGCGCTGCGCCTGGTGGCGCAATATCACCCGCAATACAGCGAATATCTGGAGCGCGTGGTGATGCGCTGGAATTTCTGCCCGGTCATCGATAAGACCGGCACGCTCTACGCCGCGCAGATGCAGAACGGGCTGCTGGCGCCGCGCGATGAAATTCGCCTTGGCGAAAGCGAATACGCCGCCGCGGGCTTCAGCCTGTGGGGATTTCAGCCCGCGAAAGCCTGGGGCCCGCCGTCGCAGAACGTCATTTTATACGGTCGCGCGCTGCCGGTGGACGCCCGCGACCCGCGCACCACCTGGCAGCCGTCGCTTATCACCACGCTGCCCTATACGCTGCCGGGTCTGGAGTTTGGCTGGGAAGTGCCGGGCGTCGATCGCGAGAAAATCGACAACCTGCGCGAGCGCGCGAAGACGGTCTATCTCACTCAGGAGAGCCGCTGGCAGCAGGAGAAGATCCTTACCGCCCGCGCCGATTTCACGCTCGCCACCGCGCCGTGGCACGCCGCCGATACCGTCTGGGCCAACGGCTACCCCTGGAACACGCTGGGCGACGACGGCAAAGAGTACCCGCGTCTCGCGCAGGTCTCCACCAAGGCGGTGTTTTCCCTCTGGGTGCTGTGGGACACCCCTTATACCGACGCGCTGATGCAGGCGACGCACCTGATGTATGACGAAAAACGCGGCTGGTATGAAGGCCGCGTCGAGGCGACCGGCGACTATAACCGGGCGCTTACGCTCTCCACCAACGCCACGGTACTGGAAGCGCTGTTTTATAAAGCTAACGGCGGTCCGCTGCTGGCGAGCGACGCCCCCGCCCCCGGCAGCTACTTTAGCCGCCGCCTGAGCGATGTGTTCAACCCCCTGCGCCAGTGTCTGCCTGGCGAAAGCCGCCCGGAGGTTCGCCCATGA
- a CDS encoding glycoside hydrolase family 2 protein — protein MKRLACALLVLTSGVVAARTAPPVPVPANWSLAGDWRAHDGNDAAFMGQQGPVRDWRTLKVPSNWYTAGWDHQGVLWYRHEFTLPPLPEETMATLVFDGVDYYADAWLNRQPLGRHEGYFQRFAYDITDKLQRHNKLAVRVDSPFEDPKTIWPLHKTMVKGVLNQHDTRPGGAWSPRGQDANSGGIWAPVRLHLSRGVTVDNLILRPDFQHGLDKPQLRVELVYRAAQAREVELTLRARPANFTGEQFSQKQNVRLAATGSTPQRLSFTLPMENAQLWWPKGYGFPHLYRVSAVFSDDKGEMERIASRTGLRQIVEQPDNKGWVLNGKRIFIKGSNYIGSPWLSEMDEKKYRRDIELALKMNANAIRVHGHVAGRPLYRMADEMGLMIWQDVPLQWGYNDSPEFADNAARQSLEMTEQIGNSPAIIVWGGHNEPPWNSPWMEKRFPDWHKDLNRVLTERVADALAKDNSRIVHRFSAVEEHYWQGWYFGVMTDVLQPAKTGIITEFGAQALPKLSTLKTIIPADKRWPASTKADDPGWEVWKYHNFQPFQTFGFAKIPRGKNMEEFIHNTQKYQADLVGMAAESYRRQRYQPVTALFHFMFVETWPSINWGVVDYLRQPKAGYYVLQRAYQPLLPSIEPVTLDWRAGTPGAVKLWAINDSFSACDGCKLRWRVKTPGITGQQESKPMTLPPDSSRQVARLTFTPAAPGALRIEYEILDSQGKTVGSNFYETTVAP, from the coding sequence ATGAAACGTCTGGCCTGTGCGTTACTGGTACTGACGAGCGGCGTGGTGGCCGCCAGAACGGCGCCGCCGGTGCCGGTGCCTGCCAACTGGTCGCTGGCGGGCGACTGGCGCGCCCACGACGGCAACGACGCCGCGTTTATGGGTCAACAAGGGCCGGTGCGCGACTGGCGCACGTTAAAGGTGCCGTCGAACTGGTATACCGCAGGCTGGGATCATCAGGGCGTGCTCTGGTATCGCCATGAATTTACCCTGCCGCCGTTGCCGGAAGAGACGATGGCGACGCTGGTCTTTGACGGCGTGGATTATTACGCCGACGCCTGGCTGAACCGTCAGCCGCTTGGCCGACATGAAGGCTACTTCCAGCGTTTCGCGTATGACATCACCGATAAGTTACAACGTCACAACAAACTGGCGGTGCGCGTCGACAGCCCGTTTGAAGACCCCAAAACTATCTGGCCACTGCATAAAACGATGGTGAAAGGGGTGCTTAATCAGCACGATACGCGCCCCGGCGGCGCGTGGTCGCCGCGCGGCCAGGACGCCAACTCCGGCGGGATCTGGGCGCCGGTGCGCCTGCATCTGAGCCGCGGCGTGACGGTCGATAACCTGATCCTGCGGCCCGACTTTCAACACGGGCTTGATAAGCCGCAGCTTCGCGTCGAACTCGTCTATCGCGCCGCGCAGGCGCGCGAGGTGGAGCTGACCCTGCGCGCCCGCCCGGCGAATTTTACCGGCGAACAGTTTTCGCAGAAACAGAACGTGCGGCTGGCGGCGACCGGCAGCACGCCGCAGCGCCTCTCATTCACGCTGCCGATGGAAAACGCCCAGCTCTGGTGGCCGAAAGGCTATGGCTTTCCGCACCTCTACCGCGTCAGCGCCGTCTTCAGCGACGATAAGGGCGAAATGGAGCGCATCGCAAGCCGCACCGGTCTGCGCCAGATTGTCGAACAGCCGGATAACAAAGGCTGGGTGCTGAACGGTAAGCGAATTTTTATCAAAGGCAGCAACTATATCGGCTCGCCGTGGCTGAGCGAGATGGATGAAAAAAAATATCGCCGCGATATCGAGCTCGCGCTGAAAATGAACGCCAACGCCATTCGCGTGCATGGCCATGTGGCGGGCCGCCCGCTCTATCGTATGGCCGACGAAATGGGGCTGATGATCTGGCAGGACGTGCCGCTCCAGTGGGGCTATAACGACAGCCCGGAATTCGCCGATAACGCCGCGCGCCAGAGCCTCGAGATGACCGAGCAGATCGGTAACTCGCCGGCGATTATCGTCTGGGGCGGCCACAATGAGCCGCCGTGGAACTCGCCGTGGATGGAGAAACGCTTCCCGGACTGGCATAAAGATCTCAACCGCGTACTGACGGAACGGGTGGCCGACGCGCTGGCAAAGGATAACAGCCGCATCGTGCATCGTTTCTCGGCGGTGGAGGAGCACTACTGGCAGGGGTGGTATTTCGGCGTGATGACGGATGTGCTGCAACCGGCGAAAACCGGCATCATTACCGAATTCGGCGCCCAGGCGCTGCCGAAGCTCTCGACGCTTAAAACGATTATCCCTGCCGACAAACGCTGGCCCGCCTCGACAAAAGCCGACGATCCTGGCTGGGAAGTCTGGAAATATCATAACTTCCAGCCGTTCCAGACGTTTGGCTTCGCCAAAATTCCGCGCGGCAAGAATATGGAAGAGTTCATCCATAACACGCAGAAATATCAGGCCGATCTGGTCGGCATGGCGGCCGAAAGCTATCGTCGCCAGCGCTATCAGCCGGTGACCGCCCTGTTCCACTTTATGTTTGTCGAAACCTGGCCGTCGATTAACTGGGGCGTGGTGGATTATCTGCGCCAGCCGAAAGCCGGTTACTATGTGCTCCAGCGCGCGTACCAGCCGCTGTTGCCGTCCATCGAGCCCGTCACCCTTGACTGGCGCGCCGGCACGCCCGGGGCGGTTAAATTATGGGCGATAAACGATAGTTTTTCGGCCTGCGACGGGTGTAAACTGCGCTGGCGCGTGAAAACGCCCGGCATTACCGGGCAGCAAGAGAGCAAACCGATGACCCTCCCGCCTGACAGTAGCCGCCAGGTTGCCCGGCTGACGTTCACTCCCGCCGCCCCTGGCGCGCTGCGTATCGAGTATGAAATTCTTGATTCGCAAGGCAAAACGGTTGGCAGTAACTTTTACGAGACCACCGTCGCGCCCTGA
- a CDS encoding globin family protein, with amino-acid sequence MMLYRDLFDESYSRLFPDDDKQPFFERFFARFIHMTPETEHHFAAVEPRLLRNFVYKSFFAMLMVDGVLMVPDFLERLARQQESNGVRLPPNFFAHWRRAILDTVAELDPDCDEEVLTAWAMTIAPGLEYMRRQAELNYQPGAQP; translated from the coding sequence ATGATGCTCTATCGGGATCTGTTTGACGAAAGCTACAGCCGCCTGTTTCCCGACGACGACAAGCAGCCGTTTTTTGAACGTTTTTTCGCCCGCTTCATCCATATGACGCCGGAAACCGAACACCACTTCGCGGCCGTCGAGCCGCGGCTGCTGCGCAATTTCGTCTATAAGAGCTTTTTCGCGATGCTGATGGTGGACGGCGTGCTGATGGTACCCGATTTTCTGGAACGCCTGGCGCGCCAGCAGGAGAGTAACGGCGTGCGCCTGCCGCCCAACTTTTTCGCCCACTGGCGGCGCGCGATCCTCGACACCGTGGCGGAGCTCGATCCTGACTGCGATGAAGAGGTGCTGACCGCTTGGGCGATGACGATAGCGCCGGGGCTTGAGTATATGCGCCGCCAGGCCGAGCTGAATTATCAGCCAGGGGCGCAACCATGA
- a CDS encoding DUF3131 domain-containing protein: protein MKVTDALLSARSYITILVGFLIGFAVVVWVERQMPTRVESSSGITLSEDFPPLPNSRPLTYDEAIWARVAWQYFVNNTRPDGLVNAQDGAPWFSLWSTGSYLLAAVSAYRLDVITRDEFDERVTQALFALGELPLTPNGLPAAYYRADNQDILGKPESSAVGAGRLLMALQVLLWHYPQHAPAVNALLARWDLDALFVQAKNTSAALAVRHWVIPTDEPRDSFGYRTYASHTLRLINTTAGLAVTQPPEGQSMIDIDGIMVPDEGLRTPWGKQPSLVSLPWLLTGLELGFDAQSGEVAWRIMQIQQRRHSLRVRKPPISTDYAEQAPDYAAAIPERQPQREPGETAYDKTAPERTAITSTRSAFAWYALFRNGWSEALRQQVQPLLVPGKGWQRGLNLNNSVNNVIDADTNAVVLESLAYIAGGQLLCLGCQHTPSTANASAGVTP from the coding sequence ATGAAAGTGACCGACGCCCTGCTGAGCGCGCGCAGCTATATCACTATTCTGGTGGGCTTTCTGATTGGGTTCGCCGTGGTGGTCTGGGTCGAGCGCCAGATGCCGACGCGCGTGGAGAGCAGCAGCGGCATTACCTTAAGCGAAGATTTCCCTCCGCTGCCCAATTCCCGCCCGCTCACCTATGATGAGGCCATCTGGGCGCGCGTGGCCTGGCAATATTTCGTCAATAACACCCGCCCCGACGGGCTGGTGAACGCGCAGGACGGCGCGCCGTGGTTCAGTCTATGGAGCACCGGCAGCTATCTGCTGGCGGCCGTGTCGGCCTACCGGCTGGACGTTATCACGCGCGATGAATTTGACGAACGTGTGACGCAGGCGCTATTCGCGCTGGGCGAACTGCCGCTCACGCCGAACGGTCTGCCCGCCGCTTACTACCGCGCGGATAATCAGGACATTTTAGGCAAGCCCGAAAGCAGCGCCGTCGGCGCCGGACGGCTGTTGATGGCGCTCCAGGTGTTGCTGTGGCACTACCCGCAGCATGCGCCTGCCGTCAACGCGCTGCTGGCGCGCTGGGATCTCGACGCGCTGTTTGTCCAGGCGAAAAATACCAGCGCCGCGCTGGCGGTACGCCACTGGGTGATCCCGACCGACGAGCCGCGCGACAGCTTTGGCTATCGCACCTATGCCAGCCATACGCTGCGGCTTATCAACACCACCGCCGGGCTTGCGGTGACGCAGCCGCCGGAGGGCCAGAGTATGATCGATATCGACGGGATCATGGTGCCGGATGAAGGGCTGCGCACGCCGTGGGGCAAACAGCCGTCGCTGGTGAGCCTCCCCTGGCTGTTGACCGGCCTTGAGCTCGGCTTTGACGCGCAGAGCGGCGAAGTGGCGTGGCGCATCATGCAGATCCAGCAACGTCGCCACAGCCTGCGGGTGCGCAAGCCGCCGATCAGTACCGATTACGCCGAGCAGGCGCCTGACTACGCCGCCGCCATTCCCGAACGCCAGCCGCAGCGCGAGCCGGGCGAAACCGCTTATGACAAAACCGCGCCGGAGCGCACGGCCATTACCTCGACCCGCTCCGCCTTCGCCTGGTATGCGCTGTTTCGCAACGGCTGGAGCGAAGCCCTGCGCCAGCAGGTGCAGCCGTTGCTGGTGCCGGGTAAAGGCTGGCAGCGCGGTCTGAATCTTAATAACAGCGTGAATAATGTGATTGATGCCGACACCAACGCGGTGGTGCTGGAGAGCCTCGCCTATATCGCGGGCGGGCAACTGCTCTGTCTGGGATGCCAGCATACGCCTTCCACCGCCAATGCTTCTGCGGGAGTTACGCCATGA
- a CDS encoding hybrid sensor histidine kinase/response regulator → MNSAAFTDALDALPAALLFYDKDERLVAWNAQVSRFYPGIAPHLVPGAALSALAVEFINTGFQTDSRSRDTLIASLLANCRHDGHCEVRQLHERRLFIQHQRTADGGIISLHTDITALDTVQSTRQLLHDDFLLAAESIHIGIWDWQVTTDILHLNDAFLNLLGEPRSQLQHTSRFLLSLIHPEDRDLLKNAMQRASKHQMPVFECEIRVQHRSGKWLWMLLSGQIIALTVTGEIERLIGTLQDITRRKEAELISRDAANAARAANEAKSAFLANMSHEIRTPMNGILGMTQLCLDTELNGEQREYLTLVMSSAQSLLHIIDDILDFSKIEAGKIVLHEEYVALRPFIQSLVRPLMPLASEKQIELLVEVDERVPEMMRVDVVRLRQVLTNLLSNALKFTHQGEILLAVAPGAQDGEWRFRVRDSGIGIPPEKQQVIFEAFSQADTSTTRRYGGTGLGLTISARLVAMMGGQLTVASEANQGSEFSFTLPLQSAAQATPEVQPLTHFNGERVLVVDDNATNRRLMQAMLNQLGLNPVCVSGAAGALALLENDSDFPVIVLDAQMPEMDGISLALEISVLPQASRSKIIMLSSMSRDLDLSTLRRTGIAWYLNKPVDQQELARALGEALRPDPARPAPVTTVTAAVPELTQSAPMRILLAEDNPVNQLLAVRLLEKLGHECVTVDNGLLALEQWRRGGWDILLMDLQMPVMDGEAAIRALRQEEALRGGHQAAIVMTAHAMQGDKERCLAMGFDGYLSKPVALVALADELSRFAPQSAPPPLDGLPDSAQLLAAFDGDMGLLKELLGLFAEGFDELAALLDAALAAGDGDQAHRLAHKLRGEAATFGFDGLTALLQEIESREPGAPSAQREAWRQALGTQQRRVREFLIQLLEG, encoded by the coding sequence ATGAACAGCGCCGCCTTTACGGACGCGCTCGACGCGCTGCCCGCCGCCCTGCTGTTTTACGATAAAGATGAGCGGCTGGTCGCCTGGAATGCCCAGGTGAGCCGCTTTTATCCCGGCATCGCGCCCCATCTGGTGCCGGGCGCCGCCTTAAGCGCGCTGGCGGTGGAGTTTATCAATACAGGTTTTCAGACCGACAGCCGCAGCCGCGACACGCTTATCGCCTCGCTGCTCGCCAATTGCCGCCACGACGGCCACTGCGAAGTGCGCCAGTTACACGAGCGGCGGCTGTTTATTCAGCATCAGCGAACCGCCGATGGCGGCATCATCAGCCTGCATACCGATATCACCGCGCTTGATACTGTACAAAGCACGCGCCAGCTGCTGCATGACGATTTCCTGCTGGCTGCGGAATCGATTCACATCGGCATCTGGGACTGGCAGGTCACCACCGATATCCTGCACCTCAACGACGCGTTTCTGAATCTGCTGGGCGAGCCGCGCAGCCAGCTACAACATACCAGCCGCTTTTTATTGTCGCTGATCCACCCGGAAGATCGGGATCTGCTGAAAAACGCCATGCAGCGCGCCAGCAAGCATCAGATGCCGGTTTTTGAGTGCGAAATCCGCGTTCAGCACCGCAGCGGCAAATGGCTCTGGATGCTGCTCTCCGGGCAGATCATCGCGCTTACCGTCACCGGCGAGATCGAGCGGCTGATAGGCACTCTCCAGGACATTACCCGCCGTAAAGAGGCCGAGCTGATTTCACGCGACGCGGCCAACGCCGCGCGGGCCGCGAATGAGGCCAAAAGCGCGTTTCTCGCCAATATGAGCCATGAGATCCGCACGCCCATGAACGGCATTCTCGGCATGACGCAGCTCTGCCTGGATACCGAACTGAACGGCGAGCAGCGCGAATACCTGACGCTGGTGATGAGCTCGGCGCAGTCGCTGCTGCATATCATCGACGACATTCTCGATTTCTCGAAAATCGAGGCGGGTAAAATCGTCCTGCATGAGGAGTACGTGGCGCTGAGGCCCTTTATTCAGTCGCTGGTGCGCCCGCTAATGCCGCTCGCGAGCGAAAAACAGATAGAGCTGCTGGTCGAAGTGGACGAGCGCGTGCCGGAGATGATGCGCGTCGACGTGGTGCGCCTGCGCCAGGTATTGACCAATCTCCTCAGCAACGCGCTGAAATTTACGCATCAGGGCGAGATTTTGCTGGCGGTGGCGCCTGGCGCGCAGGACGGCGAATGGCGCTTTCGGGTGCGCGACAGCGGCATAGGCATACCGCCGGAAAAACAGCAGGTGATTTTCGAGGCGTTCAGTCAGGCGGATACCTCCACCACGCGCCGCTATGGCGGCACCGGGCTGGGGCTGACGATCTCCGCACGTCTGGTCGCGATGATGGGCGGCCAGCTGACGGTGGCGAGCGAGGCGAATCAGGGCAGCGAATTCAGCTTTACCCTGCCGCTGCAAAGCGCCGCGCAGGCGACGCCGGAAGTCCAGCCGCTGACGCACTTCAACGGCGAGCGGGTGCTGGTGGTTGATGATAACGCCACTAACCGCCGTCTGATGCAGGCGATGCTCAACCAGCTTGGCTTAAACCCGGTGTGCGTCTCCGGCGCCGCCGGGGCGCTGGCGCTGCTGGAGAATGACAGCGATTTTCCGGTGATCGTGCTCGATGCCCAGATGCCGGAAATGGACGGCATTTCGCTGGCGCTGGAGATATCCGTGCTGCCGCAGGCTTCGCGCAGCAAAATTATCATGCTCAGCTCCATGAGCCGCGATCTCGATCTCTCGACGCTGCGCCGCACCGGGATCGCCTGGTATCTCAATAAACCGGTCGATCAGCAGGAGCTGGCGCGCGCGCTTGGCGAGGCGCTGCGTCCTGATCCTGCCAGACCCGCGCCGGTGACGACGGTCACGGCCGCGGTTCCTGAACTGACGCAAAGCGCGCCGATGCGCATTCTGCTGGCGGAAGATAATCCGGTAAACCAGCTGCTGGCGGTGCGCCTGCTGGAGAAACTCGGCCATGAGTGCGTCACGGTGGATAACGGCCTGCTGGCGCTGGAGCAGTGGCGCCGCGGCGGCTGGGATATTCTGCTGATGGATTTGCAGATGCCGGTCATGGACGGCGAAGCGGCGATCCGCGCGCTGCGCCAGGAAGAAGCGCTGCGCGGCGGACATCAGGCGGCGATTGTGATGACCGCTCACGCGATGCAGGGCGACAAAGAGCGCTGCCTCGCGATGGGCTTTGACGGCTACCTCTCAAAACCGGTGGCGCTGGTCGCGCTTGCCGACGAGCTGTCGCGCTTCGCCCCGCAAAGCGCCCCGCCGCCGCTGGACGGCCTGCCGGACAGCGCGCAGCTGCTGGCGGCCTTTGACGGCGACATGGGGCTGTTAAAAGAGCTGCTCGGGCTGTTTGCGGAAGGCTTTGACGAGCTGGCGGCGCTGCTCGACGCCGCGCTTGCCGCAGGCGACGGCGATCAGGCCCACCGTCTGGCGCATAAGCTGCGCGGCGAAGCGGCGACGTTCGGCTTCGACGGACTGACCGCGCTGCTGCAGGAGATAGAAAGTCGCGAACCCGGCGCGCCATCGGCGCAGCGCGAGGCGTGGCGTCAGGCGCTCGGGACGCAGCAGCGTCGCGTGCGTGAATTCCTGATTCAACTGCTGGAGGGATGA
- a CDS encoding DUF3131 domain-containing protein, whose product MTLKSVSLFIRSVACLFLLLGCTVTAQGRGELPANDYPARHGELTDREMKMAKNAWQYFVVNYQPTTGLVNAVNQYPSTTMWDTGSYIGAMVAARELGIIDKAEFDRRMLKLLGTLNKLDLFRNQVPNKAYNTITAQKVNYLNKPGEIGFSALDIGRMLIWLQNVKERYPEYGNSVDNIVLGWDFTNVIDPCGTMYGAYLENNQPKYVQEGRLGYEEYGAAGYQLWGFNTCQANRPEPYALADIYCVLVPYDSRDPRRTSQHNYVVTESYLLYGLEMGWDTAKDRDDSPNNYSHPWMKNFADRVYQAQENRYTITGVLTARSEHQLDKSPYFVYDTVFSDGFNWNTITDKGQYVPQAAAVSLKAALGMWVLWDSPYTDRLFTTIENANDPKQGYYEGIYENGDGPINAFTGNNNGIMLEALLYKKQGKLLRFNTNDPKNKNYAPSLWEKKLVDLFEDNNTRRNRPFLNMTPGIQNWCQQSGTAVRSKPTCQACQCATCKEDEPVKLPPVTATCLKQ is encoded by the coding sequence ATGACTTTGAAATCTGTATCCCTGTTTATTCGCAGCGTAGCCTGCCTCTTTTTGCTGCTCGGCTGCACGGTGACGGCGCAGGGCCGGGGCGAACTGCCCGCAAACGACTATCCGGCGCGTCATGGCGAGCTGACCGATCGCGAAATGAAAATGGCGAAAAACGCCTGGCAATATTTCGTGGTCAACTACCAGCCGACGACCGGGCTGGTCAACGCCGTCAACCAGTATCCGTCTACCACCATGTGGGATACCGGCTCCTATATCGGCGCAATGGTGGCCGCCCGCGAGCTGGGGATCATCGACAAAGCGGAATTTGACCGCCGTATGCTGAAGCTGCTCGGCACGCTGAATAAACTCGATCTGTTCCGCAACCAGGTGCCGAACAAAGCCTATAACACCATTACCGCGCAGAAGGTGAACTACCTGAACAAACCGGGCGAAATCGGCTTCTCGGCGCTGGATATCGGCCGCATGCTGATATGGCTTCAGAACGTTAAAGAGCGCTACCCGGAATATGGCAACAGCGTCGATAACATTGTGCTCGGCTGGGATTTCACCAACGTGATCGATCCCTGCGGCACCATGTATGGCGCTTACCTGGAAAATAACCAGCCGAAATATGTCCAGGAGGGCCGTCTGGGGTATGAGGAGTATGGCGCCGCAGGCTACCAGCTCTGGGGCTTTAATACCTGCCAGGCGAACCGCCCGGAGCCTTACGCGCTGGCCGATATCTACTGCGTGCTGGTGCCTTATGACTCCCGCGATCCGCGCCGTACCAGCCAGCATAACTACGTCGTGACCGAATCGTACCTGCTCTATGGCCTGGAGATGGGCTGGGATACCGCCAAAGATCGCGACGACAGCCCCAATAACTACTCACACCCGTGGATGAAAAACTTCGCCGACCGCGTCTATCAGGCGCAGGAGAACCGCTACACCATCACCGGCGTGCTGACCGCCCGTTCCGAGCATCAGCTCGATAAATCGCCTTACTTCGTTTACGACACCGTCTTCAGCGATGGGTTTAACTGGAACACCATTACCGACAAAGGCCAGTACGTACCGCAGGCCGCGGCGGTGTCGCTTAAGGCGGCGCTCGGCATGTGGGTGCTGTGGGATTCGCCCTATACCGATCGTCTCTTCACCACCATTGAAAACGCCAACGATCCGAAACAGGGTTATTACGAAGGCATCTATGAGAACGGCGACGGGCCGATCAACGCCTTCACCGGCAACAACAACGGCATCATGCTCGAAGCGCTGCTCTATAAGAAACAGGGCAAACTGCTGCGTTTTAATACCAACGATCCGAAGAATAAAAATTACGCGCCGTCCCTGTGGGAGAAAAAGCTGGTCGACCTGTTTGAAGATAACAACACCCGCCGTAACCGTCCGTTCCTCAATATGACGCCGGGCATCCAGAACTGGTGTCAGCAGAGCGGCACCGCGGTACGCAGCAAACCGACCTGTCAGGCCTGCCAGTGCGCGACCTGTAAAGAGGACGAACCTGTGAAACTGCCACCGGTAACTGCGACATGCTTAAAACAGTAA